In one Leptidea sinapis chromosome 25, ilLepSina1.1, whole genome shotgun sequence genomic region, the following are encoded:
- the LOC126972210 gene encoding E3 UFM1-protein ligase 1 homolog, producing MAPSSDWDEIKRLAADFQKAQLSSTSQRLSERNCIEIVTKLIELKLVDVIFTTDGKEYLTPQELIKEIKDELYVRGGRVNTVDLAKELSVDLNLINTNLNEILKGKDVQLLAGYLITNYYLEKVAGEINEKLQQQGKITVGELSLLYDLPAEFIQHNILEKYIGKIIIGKQDSSEPRTFYTEEYITRTKAKIRGALMGLLRPTQIGFIISQCNVAERLFITLFDQLNAPGVLTGRHSGAIYVPSCYTKSQNDWVISFWRQNNYLEYDAITRLGISDPKVYVKKVITNEDDLIFLSSCVIGSQIKQQMEVALEECISSKSFMDVVSLLPSIFSETDIENMLDILLKNNTKSTMLFGNTVFSNTYIDSLRQACMPITQSKVEEIVKSGKYQQHFMEKQISKNDMSQQGHVDYKTERREERRRKATSGKGGGGTQGRETKTKAVKKHPRSKQTHESESDDDTTTTKKSQMQLEIILVEDVENVIKDTLENEGLEDLVTPIAEYLHGTLNQIALTMAKDMAEKLLQNSHQNKKQSHSAAQDRINVLINDIKLYEKGLKLFPVDQQGAFIKYLLKSFGADVLGEFCKYAANQCNISVQVDTLSIEQRNKIINDLPEEYMKPLRALNVSLSEQNLDLFYQAVDLCLSKCDMILKKVDKKKDKLLLLNHREKLISELESCDDPALVLHLAVLAIFTILNQSMLHASGRQVISIINLLKGQLKEEHFSKLQDYHDLVTKYLTATEDIKSALEDQLTQEMPSIKSFVGEIKKYK from the exons ATGGCACCATCATCTGATTGGGATGAAATAAAAAGGCTAGCAGCTGATTTTCAGAAAGCTCAACTTAGCTCAACATCTCAAAG ATTATCAGAGagaaactgcattgaaattgtaACTAAGTTAATCGAACTTAAACTTGTAGATGTGATTTTTACAACAGATGGAAAGGAATACTTAACTCCCCAAGAattaatcaaagaaataaaGGATGAGTTATATGTGCGAGGAGGTAGAGTTAACACTGTCGACTTAGCTAAGGAATTGAGTGTTGATCTTAACTTAATTAATACtaacttaaatgaaatattaaaaggaAAAGATGTTCAGCTTTTAGCAGggtatttaattacaaattattacttAGAGAAGGTTGCAGGGGAGATCAATGAAAAATTACAACAACAAGGTAAAATAACTGTTGGAGAGTTAAGTTTACTGTACGACTTGCCAGCAGAATTTATACAGCACAATATACTAGAAAAGTATAtaggaaaaataataataggtaaaCAGGATTCCTCTGAACCTAGAACATTTTACACAGAAGAATATATAACTAGAACAAAAGCAAAGATTAGAGGAGCTCTAATGGGACTATTGAGACCAACACAAATTGGGTTTATAATAAGTCAATGCAATGTTGCTGAGCGTTTATTTATAACTCTATTTGATCAGTTAAATGCACCAGGAGTGCTGACTGGGAGACATTCTGGTGCCATTTATGTTCCTTCTTGTTACACAAAGTCTCAAAATGATTGGGTCATTAGTTTTTGGAGACAAAACAATTACTTAGAATATGATGCTATAACTAGATTAGGTATTTCTGACCCAAAGGTGTATGTGAAAAAGGTGATTACAAATGAAGATGATTTGATATTTTTGAGTAGCTGTGTCATTGGTTcacaaataaaacaacaaatggAAGTAGCATTAGAAGAATGCATatcatcaaaaagttttatggATGTTGTAAGTTTGTTGCCATCAATATTTTCTGAAACAGACATTGAAAATATGctggatattttattaaagaacaaTACAAAGTCAACTATGTTATTTGGAAATACag TATTCAGCAATACATATATTGATAGCTTACGGCAAGCTTGTATGCCCATCACTCAATCAAAAGTTGAAGAAATTGTCAAATCTGGAAAATATCAACAACATTTCatggaaaaacaaatttcaaaGAATGATATGAGCCAGCAAGGCCATGTGGATTATAAAACTGAAAGACGTGAAGAGCGAAGAAGAAAAGCAACTAGCGGAAAAGGTGGCGGAGGCACACAAGGACGGGAAACTAAAACTAAGGCTGTGAAAAAGCATCCAAGATCCAAACAGACTCATGAATCAGAATCAGACGATGATACAACTACTACAAAGAAGTCTCAAATGCAACTAGAAATTATACTGGTCGAGGATGTGgaaaatgtaataaaagatACATTGGAAAATGAAGGCTTAGAGGATCTTGTCACTCCAATTGCTGAGTATTTACATGG AACACTAAATCAAATTGCTTTAACTATGGCAAAGGATATGGCTGAGAAATTACTTCAAAATTCACATCAAAACAAAAAGCAGAGCCATTCAGCAGCGCAAGACCGAATTAATGTTCttattaatgatataaaattatatgaaaaggGCTTAAAGTTGTTCCCTGTAGATCAACAGGGCGCATTCATAAAATATCTGTTAAAATCCTTCGGTGCTGATGTCCTTGGAGAGTTTTGCAAATATGCAGCAAACCAGTGTAATATATCAGTTCAAGTTGATACATTGTCTATTGAGCAgcgtaataaaattataaatgatctacctgaAGAATATATGAAGCCGTTGAGAGCTTTGAATGTATCATTGTCTGAACAGAATCTGGATTTATTTTATCAAGCTGTTGATTTGTGCTTATCCAAATGtgatatgatattaaaaaaagttgATAAAAAGAAAGATAA ATTGCTATTACTGAACCATAGAGAAAAGCTAATATCTGAGCTAGAAAGTTGTGACGATCCCGCCTTGGTTTTACATCTGGCAGTACTTGCAATATTCACAATTTTAAACCAAAGTATGCTTCATGCTTCGGGACGACAAGTTATTTCTATTATTAACCTCTTAAAAGGTCAATTGAAGGAGGAACACTTCAGTAAGCTTCAAGACTaccatg aTTTGGTGACTAAGTATTTGACTGCAACAGAAGACATAAAAAGTGCTCTGGAGGATCAACTTACACAGGAAATGCCATCGATTAAAAGTTTTGTTggcgaaattaaaaaatacaagtaa
- the LOC126972225 gene encoding monocarboxylate transporter 10 produces MPQELESSVPLNSNNGKIIRPHEDVVLRIDANRPPDGGLKAYSVMIGSFLTNGLIFGVINSYSVIYTVLLKNLKDANVPNADTKAALVGSLTMGTTFLLSPLSGVLTSVMGLRLTATLGGTIATTSLVISSFLTSHVDVLLFTYSILYGLGASLAYTPSLAILGHYFQKYLGLVNGVVAIGSSVFTVIMPPMMTYVIQNYGLPWLFRILAVLTFGIALCGLLFKPVSVVVIEKPLTKETACSTLLKAVVNVQIWRNRKYRLWAISMPIALFGYFVPYVHIQKFILQQFPNAQVNLPLQCIAAASGVGRLVFGYMSDREGVDRIMLQQLSFYVIGILTILLPFVKSFVLLIFVTLGMGLFDGAFIALIGPVAFQFCGSTYAAQAIGCMLGLAAVPLSIGPTIGGYLFSINQSYTLPFVLAGVSPIIGATLMFLLRLRSSSKSLEMNGNISRNSIHVDTPPTPLLQSDGKRQQSSL; encoded by the exons ATGCCTCAAGAATTAGAGAGCAGTGTacctttaaattcaaataatggTAAAATTATTAGACCACATGAAGATGTAGTGCTGCGAATTGATGCAAATAGGCCTCCAGATGGTGGATTAAAAGCCTATTCAGTTATGATCGGGTCATTTTTAACAAATGGTTTAATTTTTGGTGTTATAAATTCGTATAGTGTCATATATACAGTCCTTCTGAAGAATCTTAAGGATGCTAATGTCCCCAATGCAGATACTAAAGCAg CTCTGGTGGGTTCTCTCACGATGGGAACCACCTTTCTGCTGTCACCGCTATCCGGAGTCCTCACGAGCGTCATGGGTTTACGACTAACAGCAACTTTAGGGGGGACGATAGCTACTACAAGCCTTGTTATATCTTCGTTTCTCACGAGTCATGTAGATGTTCTATTATTTACGTATAGCATATTGTATGGCTTAGGGGCGTCCCTCGCATACACACCGTCACTCGCGATTCTTGGAcactattttcaaaaatatttaggtCTCGTCAATGGCGTAGTTGCTATTGGCAGTTCTGTATTCACTGTGATCATGCCGCCTATGATGACATATGTCATACAAAACTACGGCCTACCATGGCTTTTTAGGATTCTAGCTGTGTTAACTTTCGGTATAGCCTTATGTGGCTTGTTATTCAAACCCGTCTCAGTTGTTGTAATAGAAAAGCCATTGACAAAAGAAACTGCATGTTCAACTCTCCTAAAGGCCGTAGTAAATGTGCAAATTTGGAGAAACCGCAAGTATAGATTATGGGCTATTTCAATGCCGATTGCCTTATTTGGATACTTTGTACCCTACGTACACATACAGAAATTTATTCTACAGCAATTCCCAAACGCTCAAGTTAATTTACCATTGCAGTGTATCGCTGCAGCGTCTGGTGTTGGAAGACTCGTATTTGGATACATGTCTGATAGGGAAGGTGTTGACAGGATAATGTTACAGCAGTTGTCGTTCTATGTAATAGGAATCCTGACAATACTTTTGCCTTTTGTCAAATCTTTCGTCTTATTGATTTTTGTTACGCTAGGAATGGGGTTATTTGATGGCGCGTTCATAGCGCTGATCGGGCCCGTAGCTTTCCAATTTTGCGGTAGCACGTACGCAGCACAAGCGATAGGATGTATGTTAGGCCTAGCCGCAGTTCCACTGTCAATAGGACCGACTATAGGTGGATATCTTTTTAGCATCAACCAATCGTATACTTTACCATTCGTGCTAGCTGGAGTTTCGCCAATAATAGGAGCTACGCTGATGTTTTTACTCCGACTAAGAAGCAGCAGTAAATCTCTAGAGATGAATGGAAATATCTCACGGAACTCTATTCATGTTG ATACTCCACCGACGCCGCTCCTCCAGTCGGACGGGAAACGTCAGCAGTCTTCGTTATAA